GGCTGGCGGCGGCGCTGACGGTGCTGACTTACGTGAACGCGCTCACCGCGCTGCTCGCCAGCCGTCTGGCGTACGACGCGTATGGCGACGCGGACACGCAATCGGTCGGGATTTTCTGCGGCATGCTGGCGCTGGGTTATGCGGCCGCCGGTTTCGCCAATTACTTTTTACGGAGGCCGTTTGTCGCGAACGCGGTGCTGGCGGTGGTCGTCATGACCACGGTGGCATTCGCGATCATCGTGTTGTTCACCCAGACAAAAAACCGTTTCGGGCTGGCGCCGAACGAGGTGGACTGGCGGCTGATTCCGGCGGCGGTCCTGATTTTGTTCGCGCTGCTTGTGCTCGCCGGTTTGGCGCTGGCGTGTTCGACACGCTTCGAGATGATCCCGACGCTGGCGATCTGCACGGGCGTCTTTCTGCTCGGTTTGATGTCGGACTACCTGTTCGGACGGCGCGCCGAGCCTGTCTGGGTCTCCGGTTTGCAACTCGAACTGAACGATCCCCAACTGACTGTCGAACAGAAAAAGCTGCTGAAAGAAGTGGCGAAAAAGTATGACCGGAACAAGGATGGAAAGGTGGACCGGGCCGAGCAGACAGCGCTGGATCCGGAGGATGAGCGGCGTTTGCGACAGGCCGGCATGGGGGGACGATGGTGGGCTTCCGTTCTTTACACGATCATTCCGAATTGGCAGCTTTTCTGGCTCGCGGACGCCCTCGAAGGGAAAAATCAAATTCCCTGGAGCTACGTGGGCCGGACGTTTGGGTACGTCGTCGGTTATCTCGGCGCGTCGCTCGCGCTGGGGCTGGTGTTGTTTGAGGAGCGGGAACTGAGTTGAACATGGAACGAAGCATCCAGAAAATCGGTGTGGTCAATTGGACCCTCTTGCTGGTGGTCGGCGCCATCAGTGCGGCGGTCGCGCGCTACGCCGGCACGG
The genomic region above belongs to Candidatus Angelobacter sp. and contains:
- a CDS encoding ABC transporter permease codes for the protein MRQFLTIASNAFMELVRQPVFLLLMTCSAVFIVFLAVVPYFGFGDDPKLVKDSVLAVMLLAGLFGAVLNASASVAHEIRSGTALAVLAKPVGRAQFLLAKYVGLAAALTVLTYVNALTALLASRLAYDAYGDADTQSVGIFCGMLALGYAAAGFANYFLRRPFVANAVLAVVVMTTVAFAIIVLFTQTKNRFGLAPNEVDWRLIPAAVLILFALLVLAGLALACSTRFEMIPTLAICTGVFLLGLMSDYLFGRRAEPVWVSGLQLELNDPQLTVEQKKLLKEVAKKYDRNKDGKVDRAEQTALDPEDERRLRQAGMGGRWWASVLYTIIPNWQLFWLADALEGKNQIPWSYVGRTFGYVVGYLGASLALGLVLFEERELS